Within Capra hircus breed San Clemente chromosome 7, ASM170441v1, whole genome shotgun sequence, the genomic segment TTGGACCTGGCACTCGGTTTGGGCTTCAGGAGAGCCAGACTGAGGAAGGCTgtgtgggggtgaggtggggcgcCTACGAGGATCTAGTTCTGGAAGCTACTGTGGTGTTGGGGCCGGGAAGTGACCAGCTGCGGGGCCTTGAGCCCAAGCTTTTGGCAGCCCCGACACCATCATAGACACTACTGATTCTGAGAATCTGTCTACCCTGCTCCCCGATGCTATAAGCAGGACAGATGGGAAGGTGTGGGAGGACGGTTAGGGAGGCAGGGCTGCAGGGCCAGGGACCTGGGGGCACCGGACTGAGCAGGGCAGGCCCTGCCCCCTGCCGGCCACTGCAGGGACAGGACAGGCTGGTGCTGGAGTCAGGGACCTGACCCCTACTCAGCGGGCATGGAAGGGGCGTTCCCATGGGTGGAGCCACTTCCCCTCTTCAGGGAAGAGCTGAAGGAGGCTTGCACTCATGTCCACTTgccaggtggggaaactgaggacaGAGCAGGAAAGAACCAAGTGCTGGGTCTTGAATGCAGGTCTGGGAGCCCTGAAGCCAGCTGGTCCCACGGCAGGGGTGAGGGGGTATCTCCATCCTCTCTGAGACCCCCAAGTCCGGATCTGGGTACCTAGGCCTGGATGTGACTCCAAGTTGGCACCTGGTTCCAGGCTGCACGTGGACACTGGTGCCCACTCTGGGGTGGTGTGCTAGGAAGGGGCCATGTCCAAGCAGAGGGGCTCAGCGTGGCAGGTGGGGAGGCtgagggggcagggctgggagggaccCGAGTGGCTGTAAGGGGTGTGGGGGCTGGGGTGTCAGCAAACAGTGGCAGCAAGGGCGGCCCAGCTGACAGCCACGGGGCTCCGTGCTCTGCTTCACACTCGGGTGAATTATTACCTGGGCTGGACACAGCATAAATGCAAGGCTCCAAGTTCGGCTTTCAACCGTATCAGGCTccgggagagaaggaaagggaaggagagttGGGGCAGACACTGGGGAGGGCCACTCCTGCCATCCCTGGACCCCTCGGGGTGCTCCTGCAGCGCCCAGACCCCCACCAGGACGCGATCCCGCCCCGCAGGGTGGGCCCTGGAGAGCACTAATTTATGGCCCACTGAGGCGTGCTGGGACACGCAGGGCCTTCCTCTCTGGCTGCCAGGAAGAACTGAGCTGGTTGTGCAGAAAGCCCAGGACTGCGCCAGCATTCTGGGGCCGCCTGCATCACTGGGCCTGACAGGCGGCTGTGTGTGCAAGGCCCTGAGTCCTCACACTGCTGACGAGGGCCCCTGCCCTGCAGGCTCCCGGTGGCCTGTCACCCACCTGTCCCACCTGATGGGGACGGGGCTTGGGGGCCAGGCCGTCTGGGGCTCTCCGCTCCAGTGCCCAGGAATTTGGAAATGGGCCGTGCGTGGGGCCTGGGCGTGTTTTCCACATGCTGTTGGCTTTGGgggaaggcccagagaggggctgGCCTGTGAGCTGCAGGGGGGCCACAGGAAGGGCTGTGGGCTGCGGGGCCCAGTCCCCCCCAACCTCCCCAATGTCAGTCCCCAAGGCCATTCACAGAGAACTGGCTGAGGCCTGGCGACCTCTGCCTGACACCTGCTCCCACGCTGGGGCCCAGCTGGCGCTGTGCCTACCCCTTCGGGCACAGACCCAGACGCCTTATCTCCCTCCCACGTCCGCCCTGAGCCGCCCTGGCCTGTCCCCCAGCCTCTGTCACCTGGACAGGGCTTCACCCTGGAGAACGACAGAGaaggagagacacacacaaatatacacaggATTTATTATTTTACACGAGTTTCAAACTGCCCGAGGTCCTGGGAGGCGGCAACAGGGCTCACACCTTGGGTTCTGCAAACACCTTCCAGCCCTCCAGCTGGCCCATCTTGACCAGTGCAGCCGTCAAGCCCATGTACGCACAGGCAGCGGCTCCGATCCCATAGCTGCGGGCTGCAGGGGTGGAAAGACTGGCATCAGACAGCATGCGGGGAGCGAGGCTTGCCTACGCCCACCCTGAGGACCGCCCGAGGATGGTCCTCCCTCCAAGCTCAGGTGGCCAGGGCTGGACCACATGCTCCTTAGGGACGGAGCCCCGGGGCCTCTGCCTTTGAAGGTGGGCGGCAGGAGTCCAGGCTTCCAGGCGTGGGGGCGTGGGGGACTGAAGGCCGCTGGCAGGTCTCAGTCCTGGCTGAGTCTGCCCTGTGGTCTGTGGAGCGGAGAACACAAGATGCCTGCGGCCTGAGAGGTGCCCTGGGAGGGGGGTTCTGCCTGCTGAGCGCCAGACTCACATACCCGGCTGCAGGCTCAGGGGTGCAGGTCAAAGCCGGACCTCAGCCAAGGTCTCCCAGCAAAGGCCAGGAGGGCGTGgcaccctccctctcttcccGGCTGGAACCTTCCACAGACACTCCAGCCAGCGGGCTGGGGTGTTTATCTGCGTGTGGCCTCCATTTCTCCCCTGGCCGGCCGCCCCCACCCGCCAGGATATGGGAGGCGGGAAGAGCGGTGTCTGCTTCCTATTCCAGGCGGCTCTGCTGTACCAGGCTGGCCTGGGGCCCGGCCTCCCACAGGGGAGACATCCTCTTCTCCATGTGGGTGACATCAGGCCATCTCATCTCCTTGGGGCCTCAGTGGCCCCGTCTGGAAGGTGGGGATGGTGACAGCCGCTTCCCTGTGGGGCCCTGGGTGCCAGCAGCTCCAAGCCAGCCCCGACTGCTCCCCCGACGGGCAGTGACCCTGTGCTCTCTGACAAGACGCGGCAGAGGGAGAGACACACAAGCAAGGCAGGCGGGGGCCCAGATGTACATAGCGGGCTGGGGCAGTGACTTCTGGGGGGAAGGGTGCTCTGGCAGAGGGCACAGCCATGCCAAGGCCTCGAGGTGCTGGAGGAACAGCGAGGAGGCTGTGGAGCTGCAGCAGAGAGAGCAAGGCAGCGAGGGCAGGATAGGGGCAGAGCAAGTCCATGCAGGCCACGCCGAGCCATGGGGGCAGGAGGGTGTAGCGAGGTGGACGTGCAGTAGGCGCCTGAGCAGAGCTAAACCAGCTGGTGGCTGAGACTCAGAGGCACGGGGCCTCTTGCGGGcgctgccccctcccctgccagaTGTACGTTCTGCACACCCACCCCTgatgggcagagggaggggggttGGCAGAGGTCAGGGGCGCGGGGCTCACTCACTGCGCGCTCCCAGGGTCAAGCCTCCGGCACAGCCTCCGATGAGGTAGTTGAGAGGGTCATCGGGCTTCTCGCGGACCTGGGCGCTAATGCAGGAGGTGAGGCCAAATATGGCTCCAATGGCGGCTGTAGGGGCAGGTGGGGCAGGAAGGGCCCCAGTCTGAGTCAGGGGTCCAGACCAGTGCCGGAAGGGCCCCTGAGGAGAAGCCCAGACATCATGCGGGCTTGCTCACCTGCAGTGAATGTGTACCGTCCCGTCCTCGCCACTCCCTCCAAGAAGGAGGTCGGGGTTTTGAGAGCAACGCTGTAGACAGAGACAACGAGGCCTGTAGACAGAGAGGGACAGAAAGGCGGCCAGGCAAGTCAGCCCTGGGCCCTGAAGGGGACAGGCCCCTCCCCAGTCCACAGTGCCGGCTCCTTGCATTTCCATGGCAACCACCAAGGTGGCCTGGGCCAGGGTGGGCCAGGAAGCGGCTGTTACAGGGCTCACCTGGGGTCCCACAGTCGATGAGCTGGGATCtaacctggctctcctgctccAAGGCCTGGGCTCACACCCCCCCTCATCCAGCCCATCCCACAGGGCACCAGCCCAGAACACGGCCCCCATTGAGGATGAGCCAGGGCCTTCGTGGCCAGACCAGCACCCCAGCCCTACTCCCCACTTCCAGCAAAGCTCTGTCCCTGCTGCAGGGCCCAGGGCTCCTGACGCCTCTTCTCGCCACTCTCAGACCTGACCCTCACCCCGGCTGGCTCAGCCTCACCACTCTGGTAAGCTCTTCCATCTCCACCGTTACCCCAGACGACCTGCCCCTGATGTTGGTTTTTACGTGTGAGGGACCCTGGTGGGCAGCCAGGCCCAAGGCCCTACCCTGGGGCATGCTGAGCCAATGCTGACCCACTCCATGTGTCAGCCTCCTCAGCCAGACCCTCTTTGGTGGATGCACAGACCTGGCTGGCTCCCTGTCACCAGAACAGCCCAGTACAAGGCTCCCCATCCTCCAGCTGACCCTGCACCACTCCTCTCCAGACAGACTCACAGTGAGGCCCAGCTGCCAGCACAGACCTCCTGGCGCCAAACCGTCCCAGACAAAACAGAACCATCTCCTGCCAGGTGAAAGGGCAcccactgccttctccctcctTAGGGCCTGATAGGCTGAGTCCCCTCTTGTTGCTTTgtcggggggttgggggggtgccTCAGATAGGCAGAGAGACTCCCTTGATGCCACCCACCTGGCAGAGCAGCCTGGAAGACCAGAGGATCTGAAGGCCAACCACCTTCACCGATGCCCCAGGGACGTGGGCCCCGCCCAGTCTCCAAGTCCCCAGCTTCTGCAGACCCAGcagctggcatgctgcactccccCACCATGACCTTCCCAGCTGAGCAGCAGCCCTCCAGCCCTGCTGAGGTTCAGCTCACAAGAGCTGTGGGGGATCTGTCACAGCGGACAGGGCCAGTAACCTTGGGAGCAACTCCGAGGAGGGCCAAGATGGCCAACCCACTTcccagatggggaagctgaggcccagggaTGAGGGGAGAGGAGCCGCATATACAGAGGGCACCCGTATGCCAGGTGCCCACTTGGGGGCTGCCCAGGTCCAGTCCGTCCGCATCCCATGCTGAACCCTAGTGTCCCCGCACTCCTCAGAGGCTGAAGGCTGGGAAGGAGGGAGTGGGCCGGAGTCTGGGGCTCCCCCTGCCTGCACTGTCCCAGCAAGCCCCTTTCCTCAGTTATTCTCTCATACGAGGGCCCAACCTGCACCCCAGCTTGTAAAGACTTAATCAGAGCAGCTCCCTACCTTGTCTGGGACCTGGGGATGCATGATCTCTAGATGATTCTCTGAAGAGGAACCACAGACAAGGTTCAGTGATAGTCCCCAAACCACAGTGAGTCCTGGGGGAGAACCTTATTGATCCTACTACCCCCACATGCCTGCTTTCCTTATagctcagatagcaaagaatctgcctgcgatgcaggagatctgggttcaatccttgggtcaggaagatcccctggaggaggaaatggcaatccactccagtattcttgcctggagaatcccatggacagaggagcctggtgggctgtggtccatggggtcacaaagagtcagacacgactaaatgactaacacatacataccaCATGCCTGTGACCCTGGCCGAGGGACACCCAGTTGCCAGGCCATGCCGGGCATAGAACGCACCCCAGCATCTTATGAGCCCTCAGAAGTCCTTTAACTGGGAAGGGATGACCTGGAAGCCACTGGATTATCCCAAAGTCAACGACTGTCCGTGCCCCGCCCCCAACAATCATTTAGTAGATGACATGCCAGCCAGCTCCCCCAGCCCACTTAACTCCTCAGATGCTAcagccaccaccacccaccccctcaGCACTCGAGGGTCTCCACTGACTTGGCCCCTTCCACAGGTTCCTGTCACCCCCTCAAAAGACCCCTCCTCAGCCCCTCTGCCAGCTCCTGGCTCCCCATCAGTCTTCTGAAGTGACTTCCAGACACttcacatgaatgaatgaatgcacagTCATTCACTCACTGTTACTGTgcaccttcattcattcattcgcaaagtcattcattcattcctagtTACTACCTCGCCTTCCTTCCCTCGCTCATTCCATCATTCAGTTACTGTGTGCTCTGTGCTGCGTTAGAGCCTGGCCCCCTGCCCTCAAAGGGGCTCACCATCCCACAAAACTCAAGTGTGAATTCTCGCTGTAGAGTGCTGAGGGGAGGCAGGGATGGAAGAAGGGAGGAGGTGTGGGAGGACAGAGGGTCATGTGTAGTTAGGCCCTGAGTGTTGAGTGGAGTTGGCTGGTGAGGCAATTCGGGTGGCAAAATGAGTGTCACAGGCACACAGCAACGCCCTTGAAGACCCACAAGCCCCCTTGCAGGGCTCCTGGAAATCAGTGACAGTCCCCCAAATCCGAGTCTCTCCATGACCACAAGACATAATGCCTCTGTCAAAAGTTTCCACCTGCAACCTCTCAAGCACCCTCCAACAAGCTCCTCCAGACTCCATTCAAGCAGACGCCACAAACACCCAGCACCCAGGAATTTTGACTACCCCAGTGATCAGCTTGTCACAGATACCACAACCTCCCAGGGCCCAGGAACCCTGCTAGCTCCCCCGCCTCTCCCCGCAACGTCTACCTCACACCAGAGGTCCCCATGGCAGGCTCAGACACTCCAACGAAGACCACGTACCCACTCCGCGAGATTCTCAGCCCTCATGGGACCCTCTCGGACCCTATGATCTCTCTGCGCCCTCTGCGTTAGTCCGACAACCCCACAAAGTCTATCTAGTACGAGAGCCCCCGGCGTCCCAAGGCCACCCCACATACCCCGACGACGACTACTGCCACCCCGGGAGGTCCGCAGCCCCTCCAGGACGCCCTCGGGCAGTCCCCGACGGGATCTGACGGCCTCCCTGCGTCCTACACCCTGGGGACCCGGTCGGTGCTCACCAGCGGCACCACCGATACTGGTGGCGGCGTAGGTCTTGCGGTGGCACTCGGTGCCTTCGGGGATGTCCCAGTACTGGTGAAGAAGCGTCTTAGCCATGACAGCACAGCCCTAGTCCTGCACTTTACCACCCGGCGGCTCCTGCGGCCAAGGACGGACGCCGCTGACTCTCGCGAGACTTCCTGGGCGGCGCGCGCAGCCTCTCGTGGGGGCGGGACAGCAACAAGTGAGCAACTTTATTGAGGGCCTCCTACGTGAACACGGGTTGCGCTCAAGTCCTGGAGTTGGGATGGGAGTAAAGGAAGAGCACGTGCACCACTGGCCGATTTCTGAAGGGGGAAACTGACCAGGATCAGTGAAGGCAGTTGTCGTTATTTTAGGTCAGAAGATCCTGGGTCAAGAATAGTGTGACCCCGAGAGGTAGGACCTAACTAGGGGCGGTACTATCAAAGGTACTAAGCCTATCCACATGCAGAGAGGAGACCGCGGAACCAGACTGTACTGGAGCGAGACGTCATTATGGGGCGGGAACACGGAGGGATGTGGCCACTCCCAGTGCCAGTATCTGTGGGGAGGCGTGGTCACGCCCGATGGCCAGTTTTAAGCCTAGTTAACGGCGTGCTACTATTTGGGGGCGTGGTCAGGCACAGAATTACTGTTCAGTAGCTaacttgtgtccgactttttgccaccccatggactgtagcacgccaggctaccctgtcctccactatctcccggagtttgttcagattcatgtcctctgtcgcccccttcttctcctgccctctctttcccagcatcagggtcttttccaatgagtcggttcttcgcatcaggtagccaaatattggagcttcagcttcggcgtcagtccttccaatgactcaGGCTCAGGGGCTTAACGAGAAAGTGTCCACTCCCAGTGCTTGGATTCTTATCAGGACGGGGTCTGTGCCTGGTTTGTAGTCCAACCCCTGGGCGGGATGAAGAATGACCATCCACTGGGTGTGGGTCCAGAATCCCAAACATAACCTGAAGGGTACTGGACCAATCAAGAGCTGTACAATTGCCTAAGGGGCGTGAACGGCCAATGAGAGAAGCGTAACGGGTTCCAGGGGCGTGGTCAGACTTGTGGGGCCCGACCAATTTGACGCGTTAGATTCTGAGGAGGGCGGGGCCTGCCTCGAGAGAATGACCAATCCTATT encodes:
- the NDUFA11 gene encoding NADH dehydrogenase [ubiquinone] 1 alpha subcomplex subunit 11 produces the protein MAKTLLHQYWDIPEGTECHRKTYAATSIGGAAGLVVSVYSVALKTPTSFLEGVARTGRYTFTAAAIGAIFGLTSCISAQVREKPDDPLNYLIGGCAGGLTLGARTRSYGIGAAACAYMGLTAALVKMGQLEGWKVFAEPKV